A window of Hyperolius riggenbachi isolate aHypRig1 chromosome 1, aHypRig1.pri, whole genome shotgun sequence contains these coding sequences:
- the LOC137534917 gene encoding mucin-6-like — protein sequence MQKKGLSLPHHTSSPTFITPPVLPSSHRQSFPHHTSSHSLITPPVPNSSHLQSLPHHTSSPIIYHISSHSLITPPVPPSSHLQSLPHHTSSPTFITPPVTPSSHPQSLPHHTSSPTFITPSVTPSLHLQSHLHRTSSCTFITPPVPPSSHLQSCPYHTSSHSVNTPLVPPLLHLQSLPHHTSSDSLITFPVSSSSHLQSLPHHTSSPAFITPPVIPSSHHQSHLHHTSSPTFITLPHHTSSHSLITPPVPPSSHLQSLPHYTSSPTFIKLPHHTSSHSLITPPVRLHHTPSLPHHTSSSHTLITPPVTPSSHLQSLPHHTSSHFLITPPVTPSSHLQSCLHHNSSHSLITPPVPPSSNFLITLPVTPSSHLQSAFITPRHSLITPPPVTPSSHLQSHPHHTSSHSLITPPVTSSSHLQSLPHHTSSPVFITTPVTPSSHLQSRLYHTSSHSLITPPITPSSHLQSLPHYTSSPTFIKLPHHTSSHSLITPPVRLHHTPSLPHHTSSSHTLITPPVTPSSHLQSLPHHTSSHFLITPPVTPSSHLQSCLHHNSSHSLITPPVPPLSHLHHSLITPPVPPSSHLQSLPHHTFSHSANTPPVPPSSHLQSLPHHTSSDSLITPPVPSSSHLQSLPHHTSSPAFIKLPHHTSSHSLITHPVPPSSHLQSLPHHTSSPAFITPPVTPSSHLQSLPLHTSSPTFITPPVPPSSHFLITLPITPSSQKRESHSLITPPVPPSSHLQSFPLHTTSPTFITPPVPPSSHFLITLPVTPSSHLQSHLHHTSSHSLITLPVPPSSNFLITLPVTPSSHLQSAFITPRHSLITPPVTPSSHLQSHPHHTSSHSLITPPVTPSSHLQSLPHHTSSPVFITTPVTPSSHLQSRLYHTSSHSLITPPITPSSHLQSLPHHTSSHSHITPPVPPSSYLQSLPHHTSIHSLITPPVTH from the exons ATGCAGAAAAAAGGATTG tcactccctcatcacacctccagtcccaccttcatcacacctccagtcctgCCTTCATCACACCGCCAGTCATtccctcaccacacctccagtcactccctcatcacacctccagtcccaaattcatcacacctccagtcactccctcatcacacctccagtcccatTATTTATCACATCTCCAGTCACtccctcatcacacctccagtcccaccttcatcacacctccagtcactccctcatcacacctccagtcccaccttcatcacacctccagtcactccctCATCACACCCCCAGTCACTCCCTCATCACACTTCCAGccccaccttcatcacaccttcaGTCACTCCCTCATTACACCTCCAGTCTCACCTTCATCGCACCTCCAGttgcaccttcatcacacctccagtcccaccttcatcacacctccagtcatgcccttatcacacctccagtcactccgTCAACACACCTCTAGTCCCACCTTTAttacacctccagtcactccctcatcacacctccagtgacTCCCTCATCACATTTCCAGTCTcttcttcatcacacctccagtcactccctcatcacacctccagtcccgccttcatcacacctccagtcattccCTCTtcacaccaccagtcccaccttcatcacacctccagtcccaccttcatcacacttcctcatcacacttccagtcactccctcatcacacctccagtcccaccttcatcacacctccagtcactccctcattacacctccagtcccaccttcATCAAACTTCCTCATCACACTTCCAGTCACtccctcatcacacctccagtccgcCTTCATCACACCCCGTCACTCCCTCATCACACCTCCTCCAGTCACaccctcatcacacctccagtcacaccctcatcacacctccagtcactccctcatcacacctccagtcacttcctcatcacacctccagtcactccctcatcacacctccagtcctgTCTTCATCACAACTCCAGTCACTCCCTCATtacacctccagtcccaccttcATCAAACTTCCTCATCACACTTCCAGTCACtccctcatcacacctccagtccgcCTTCATCACACCCCGTCACTCCCTCATCACACCTCCTCCAGTCACaccctcatcacacctccagtcacaccctcatcacacctccagtcactccctcatcacacctccagtcacttcctcatcacacctccagtcactccctcatcacacctccagtcctgTCTTCATCACAACTCCAGTCACtccctcatcacacctccagtcccgcctttatcacacctccagtcactccctcatcacacctccaatcaccccctcatcacacctccagtcactccctcattacacctccagtcccaccttcATCAAACTTCCTCATCACACTTCCAGTCACtccctcatcacacctccagtccgcCTTCATCACACCCCGTCACTCCCTCATCACACCTCCTCCAGTCACaccctcatcacacctccagtcacaccctcatcacacctccagtcactccctcatcacacctccagtcacttcctcatcacacctccagtcactccctcatcacacctccagtcctgTCTTCATCACAACTCCAGTCACtccctcatcacacctccagtcccgcctttatcacacctcca tcactccctcatcacacctccagtcccaccttcatcacacctccagtcactccctCATCACACCTTCAGTCACTCCGCCAacacacctccagtcccaccttcatcacacctccagtcacttcctcatcacacctccagtgactccctcatcacacctccagtcccgtcttcatcacacctccagtcactccctcatcacacctccagtcccgcCTTCATCAAACTTCCTCATCACACTTCCAGTCACTCCCTCATCACACATCCAGtcccaccttcatcacaccttcagtcactccctcatcacacctccagtcccgccttcatcacacctccagtcactccctcatcacacctccagtcactccctcttcacacctccagtcccaccttcatcacacctccagtcccaccttcATCACACTTCCTCATCACACTTCCAATCACCCCCTCATCACAAAAAAGAGAAAG tcactccctcatcacacctccagtcccgccttcatcacacctccagtcattccCTCTtcacaccaccagtcccaccttcatcacacctccagtcccaccttcatcacacttcctcatcacacttccagtcactccctcatcacacctccagtcccaccttcatcacacctccagtcactccctCATTACACTTCCAGTCCCACCTTCATCAAACTTCCTCATCACACTTCCAGTCACtccctcatcacacctccagtccgcCTTCATCACACCCCGTCACtccctcatcacacctccagtcacaccctcatcacacctccagtcacaccctcatcacacctccagtcactccctcatcacacctccagtcactccctcatcacacctccagtcactccctcatcacacctccagtcctgTCTTCATCACAACTCCAGTCACtccctcatcacacctccagtcccgcctttatcacacctccagtcactccctcatcacacctccaatcaccccctcatcacacctccagtcactccctcatcacacctccagtcactcccacatcacacctccagtcccaccttcATCATACCTCCAGTCACTCCCTCATCACACCTCCATTCACTctctcatcacacctccagtcactcactga